A single window of Meiothermus sp. DNA harbors:
- a CDS encoding phenylacetate--CoA ligase family protein produces the protein MDRAQRLRTVVAAAQQHPVYAQKLMGIELSGLTPETISSLPLTTRQEWLAYLQAHPEPPKGAALMHLTPSPAMGWMPEYLSAEDIAYQAEALAAQMRRLGVAGKKALVAFGYHIFAGGWLFHEALQRAGAMVLPHGPGEAERIVQLQQQYGFEVLVSNPSFAMKIAQAGGRFALLMAGGEPFTSVPGYREKLEQALGGVAVDAYGTSELGVVAGEGLEKNGLWEIPEMAILEVLDPETQEPTPEGEKGELVVTSLSRTLMPMIRFRTGDLAVVSRKDGRICLPRGVIGRTDLMVKVKGVKLYPTELAPLLMAFGIDPRGGAQLVVETKEGGTDKLTLRIKAESVPPQLAPALQQATGIRLDEIQADPALEGPPLIDRRF, from the coding sequence ATGGATCGTGCTCAGCGCCTTCGCACCGTAGTTGCTGCGGCCCAACAACACCCGGTCTATGCGCAGAAACTGATGGGTATAGAGCTTTCTGGCTTAACCCCCGAAACCATCTCCAGCCTGCCCCTTACTACCCGTCAGGAATGGCTGGCCTACCTACAGGCGCATCCTGAGCCCCCCAAAGGAGCGGCCCTGATGCACCTGACCCCCAGCCCGGCCATGGGCTGGATGCCCGAGTACCTTTCTGCCGAAGACATCGCCTATCAAGCCGAGGCCTTAGCTGCCCAGATGCGCCGGCTGGGTGTGGCGGGCAAGAAGGCGTTGGTGGCTTTTGGCTATCACATTTTTGCCGGGGGCTGGCTGTTCCACGAAGCTCTGCAACGGGCCGGGGCCATGGTCTTGCCCCACGGCCCTGGGGAGGCCGAGCGCATTGTCCAACTGCAGCAACAGTATGGCTTCGAAGTGTTGGTTTCGAACCCCAGTTTTGCCATGAAGATTGCCCAGGCCGGGGGCCGCTTTGCACTGCTAATGGCGGGTGGAGAGCCCTTTACCTCGGTGCCTGGCTACCGCGAGAAGCTAGAACAAGCCCTTGGCGGGGTGGCAGTGGATGCCTATGGCACCTCCGAGCTGGGGGTGGTGGCAGGGGAGGGCTTGGAGAAGAACGGACTGTGGGAAATTCCCGAGATGGCCATCCTCGAGGTGCTCGATCCCGAGACCCAAGAGCCCACCCCCGAAGGCGAAAAGGGGGAGCTGGTGGTTACCTCGCTTTCGCGCACCCTGATGCCCATGATCCGCTTCCGCACCGGCGACCTGGCGGTGGTAAGCCGTAAAGACGGCCGGATTTGTCTGCCTAGAGGGGTGATCGGACGCACCGACCTGATGGTCAAGGTCAAGGGGGTCAAGCTTTACCCCACCGAGCTTGCGCCCTTACTGATGGCTTTTGGGATTGACCCCAGGGGCGGGGCTCAGTTGGTGGTGGAAACCAAGGAGGGTGGAACCGACAAGCTGACCTTGCGCATCAAAGCCGAGTCGGTTCCGCCTCAACTCGCCCCAGCCCTGCAACAGGCCACCGGGATCCGCCTCGACGAGATCCAGGCCGACCCTGCCCTGGAGGGGCCGCCCCTGATAGATAGGCGTTTTTGA